A stretch of DNA from Cryptomeria japonica chromosome 4, Sugi_1.0, whole genome shotgun sequence:
TAACCTTTAGGCTTTTAGCAGATTTTAATTCTGCACTTGCAGACCTGTGTACCACAATAAATGCTAAGGTATTCTGAGATTTCTATCCACGTCTTGTACTACGTAAACTTTCCATCTGCATCCACTTCACAAGGCATCTCGAACAGCAATTCGGCACACAATGGCATCAGCCAAAGATGAGACCCCTAGTTCAAGAGATGATATCTTATAATGCTACAAAAAACAGAATATTGTCAAACAGGATTATCATTGATAATACATAATTCTGATTGAAATGTTTGTAAAACACATACTTTTTGTATCAGAGCTTTGTCAGCTCTGATTGCCAAGTCTGACAAGCTTATTTCTGTACCATTAATCAGCCTCCTAGTAGCCTCCAACTGTTGCAAGATAACattatttgtaaagaaaaaattagaGACTCTCTTCATTGAAAAAACATACAAACCTATAAGGAAGTGAATTTGCTCAAATTTTTGCACAGTATACACGGTTGGGAGCTTAAATGTTTGAAGAATGTATAAAATCTCCAAAACCATGCCAAAAGAGAAGTCTCGATTTAGTGCCAATAGGAATCTCATGCAAATATTTGTACATAGTAACACACATTTTGGCTTGAAAGAATAACATGTGTTGTTAATGCTATTTGTTCAAGTTTAGTAGTTTGCAGACTTGCATCTATGATTTGCAGACTTGAAGGCTTCCTGGCCTTATGTACATTCATGGAAATGTGTAAGGATGTATGCATATTACAAAAAGTAAATGTGCTGCATGATTGGATAAGTTAATAATACAGTTTGGGGGCAGTCAACCATCCACTATCCACCATGTTCCCCCCATTTGCATGTTTACTTCTCGCTCCTGTCTGCTTCCATCACCCTCCCACACCTTTCATTACTATCAATATGTTTGGAGTGCCAGGGGATTATCATATGAGACCGTCAAGAAGACTCATCCCACCTAATGATTGTGCATATGCATTCTTTGCATTTAACAATATCCAAGATCATTAAGTGTATATTGTACCATGGAATAGTTATGTTCTTGCATTAAATGAATTGTGTGTTATCTAAGGTGTAATTGTATCACATTATGCAGACAATTGACTCTTAGATTACTCTAATTCTTTCACTATTCATAGCTTTATTTTAAAAACAAGGCTGCTAAGAAGTCAGAACCATCAATAATAATGGATTGCAAGATTATTATAAAATTCAAACAAAATCCAGTTGTCAGCTTTCATAATTGATAACCAGAACATTAAAAAATAGAGATACTTTACAAGCCATTGTGCATCTCATAAGAACATATTAATAAGCTTAAACTGGTAATCTGAGCAAGGAATTTTCCAAGGCTCAACGAGAGTGTACAAAAAAattagctgaggataaagcaacaATAGAAAATGCCTCATCGTTATGGCCACCCATCGAGAAAACAAATACAGAAGGCACCTCATACTATATAAGTAAATAGATAAAATAGTCAGACAGTGTGATTAACTTGAGGTTCCAACGGATATATAATCTGAAGATCTCTCAAAGTAGCACTGAGCTAATGTAAGTAATATGATATTAGATGAACAGGTCTTACAACAACCTATAGATATCTCAACCTACTAACCTTTAGAGAAAAACTACTCAAGAATACTTATGATTGTATATCATTCTCTGCAAAAATTAAGGTTCAACAAACATCATATTTAATTGTTGGTCTTGTCTACATacaagaagttctaacttgctcgACCACTTCAGAAAAAAAGGATGAAATGTTAGTAAATTTGAAGTTACTATCATCTTTGGAGGGAAATAAATTATGTATGTTGGTGTAATATTTATTTCACCTAGGATGGTGTTTATTTAACTGTAACATTGACCCTAATTAATAGTTTACATAGAATTATTAGGAATATTTAATTATCCTCACCCAGGTAGCTAATAATGACATGCCAACTTGACATGAGGTACACAAGTGCCACCATTGCCTGATCAATCCTTGATTGACAGTAATTAGGTGCCACATTTGATCAATCAAGACCACCTACGTCTTAATCAAATTGAGTTAACCAATCCACTAATTGGCAGTTCAACTCTTGATCTCTTAGTTATATTAACTGATCCACTAATTATCAGATAAACTCATGACCTCTAGGCACGTCATCTCCTTGAGTCATAcacccaagaggcctatttatgtGTATTTCATCATTTCATTTGATATTTGATTTTGATTGATTCTAATAATTGATTTCCTCTTCATTGGAATTGCATTTCTTATTTACATATTGCAACCCTCATTACCTCTATATTTTGCTATTGTAACCTTTTTTATTCACCAAGATCTAGGATAGTGTGATAGGATTTGCTACAAATCTCACAATGCCATTTACAATAAGCTATGTTACGAAAATAGCTCAAATTTGTAATATCCCCAAATAGGGATAATGGAAAAACAACAATATCTCCAAAAATATGCAATAGAAAATTctgaaattttatttgcaaatagaTAAACCTTCAACAAACTCAAATCTATACTAataatatttttctgatttttctctgaatttatagaaatttctGAATATTTCTGAATATGAAAAAGTTACAGAAAACACACTAAAACTGCCCAGAAATTTCAGAAACAGCTATCATtatttttcttatgctttttctgAGATGAATGTAACCAGAATTATACAAGTTAATGCCCAAATACCTCAAAAAATGCCTTCAAAACATTAGCCGCCCTTACCAAAACCCTTAGAAAATTGGGTTTCACAATGACATTCCACATGTCCTTGCTGACATTAGCCTCAAAGATGCTCAGGAACATGAAGGCATATTCTTGTTGCTTGTCCAAATCTGATTCTGATTCCTCTGAATTGCTCTTCCAAAATGGTCTCCAAAACATGATAACAATAGGCAGCTTGAAAATGACGTGCTATGGAATTATAGACCAAAGCCCTTCCTCCAAAACACACTCTATTAAGGGGAGCCCGTATGTCTCTCTGAAACCAGGGTTACTCGAGGGTTTCAAACCTCAAACCAAAACATTGCAGTAGCAATATAGAAAAGTCTGTTTCACATAATGAGTTCCAAGAGAACCCTAACCTGTTATATAATGTCTCCCAAAAGAATGATCTAATATCAGCCATAAATTCATTGCTATCTCGATCCAATGCTACAAATAAAACCCTCAAAAAATGAGCCAATAGGCTCCTTATTTTCCACCACCCACTTGACCCTTTTTGCACATGTTTAATAAGAATCACTTGAAGTACATGTCTCCTAAATCATTAAACTCAAAAAAGGGAAATAATAAGTCTTTAGGCTAAGAGTCACTTAAGTTGCATAAAAAGACGTGCCCACAACTTAAGAATAGAATAGAGAACAAGCTAAAGACTCTAACACTTACCCAATGATGCTCTAAGTCCTCTTCCTCTTGGGTAATCCAAGGAAAGGACAGCCAATGCATAGTCAAGTCTCATGGCTtgagttggggacattacaaaatcctGTAAAtacttggatgatatttgttttgaAATCGAAATCAAAATTGGGTTCAATTCACCTGTGGATTTCTTTCCATGCTTTGTGTTGATTTCTTTCATGCTGATTTCAATTCCTGGTTCACTACAAACATTCTAATTTCATCAACCCCTTATTTCTTGTCTATAATCAAATCAGCATAATGTGTTGAATCTTTTACAAAAGAACATGATTTATGCACTAAAGGCTTGATTATCTTAGCAAAGTATTCCACAAACATATAAGCAGGAGAATTAGTGTATCCATAATTGGTCTTAATGGGACACCCTATTTGTGAATCACTAAGGCAATTCTCAAGGTGATTTCTATATCAGGGTTAAGATGTTTCTTCACACTATCCTCAAACAACATGATTTATAGCTTTTTTTCACTTTCTTAATGATCATGGACATCAAGTTGTAGTCCAATCTTTTGTAATTTCCATTGTTTATCGAATGGTCTACATCTTTGTCTCCTCGTAAACCTTATTCATAACTACTGTGGCATTCCCCTTGTTTATCAAATGGTCTACATCTTGGTCTCCTGGTCAACCTTGTTCATAACCACCGTGGCATTCCCCTTATCTACTTTTATAGTGACAACGTTTCAATTCTGttagtaaacagatttgtcttttcaAAATAGCAAACAAAAAGACTCTTTTGCCCAAGTGTGAAGACAATCTGCTAACCAGCAGTTGGAGGAATTGCTAATGGATTAGCAATTCTCCTCTGAATTTTAGTAGTACAATTCCCTCAACTGATGTGATTTTGGTTTTATGGGTATGCTTTTGACCAGAAAGCAGGTTAGGTAAAACTAACACCCACTCATCACCATAACATGGATGTGATTACGAATTCAGAATAGAAAGGGAAACAGAGATAAATGACACCAAGATCATCCACTCAGCACCCACAACAGATAAACAAGGGAAAAGTTTAATAATTCATTTCAGATATATGAATGCCCCAGAACTCAAAGTTCCCATGGTAAACATATGCATGATCAAATTGAACAAGAAAGCATCGGAAGAACAACTGCAAAACTCAAAGGTAAATTGCAGTTAGAGGGAACACATATAAACACACAAAATTTCAACGATTCTGTTAGCGCGCACACCCCGCAATGATTTCATCCTTTGCGGTAACGCTTCTCTGAAGCATACTCTCAAACACTTTACTATCGCTGTCTATAATTGCGTACAGGTTTATATCTCCCTAATCTGATTGATTCTTATGGGATTTATGCACAGCTTCACAATGCATTCCATGCAATGATTTGTACTAACAGTAGCTGAAACCAAATTTTACAGACTTCTTGTCGTCTTGAGAAGTAGAACTGTGAGGCACTTCATGATTATGTTTAAAATAACTACCCATGGTTGATATGAGTATACTAGTATGTAAGAATGTCGTATTCAGGGCTATTATCCAAAATTTACTTATTTTCAACATTCTCCATTCAATCTGTCTTCTACAGAATTTGAGAATTAAGTATGATTATATACTTTGGAAAACCACTGAGCCAATACCACTAACTGTGACGTGTTTGAAGCCACTGGTTTAGCAACACATGAAATATTTACCAACCCAGAAAAACATGCCTTTGCTGTTTCAAAAACTATGCCATCAACATCTTCTCCGTGAAGTGCTAAAGAGGAAATCCAGTCACCAATTTGCATTCTTACTCTGAAATCAGCTAATCTCTGAATCCAAACTTTCTTCCAGTGTTTGTGAGCTGCTTGTCAGTAAATCTTTTCACGGTAACATCATAATCAAATTCTTATCAACAGGAGAGAACATAATGCATATGTAGAGATTAATCTACTTATGGGGGCTATTATTGTCCATGGAACAGTGGCGAGGcttaaaacaaaaaattaaattggGCCAAATTTCAAATAAGGGCCAACAAATTCCATTGAATTTCTTCATAGCAACCCACTTGACTTTTGAGATGTTACACTAAGGTGGCCTAGAATATTTAAGAGATATGGCACAATGGTTTCAATGATGTTTGTTGGATTTTTCAAGTGTAAATCCATAGTCTAAGTGTCATATGGATGTCTTTGCATCTATTGATAATTCTAGTGCTCCATTGTGCCTCACAAATTTTATTTGTATCAATATGTAATTTATCGATTTAATGAAAAAATACTTAACAATATGAAAAGAGAATTTAGAAATGCATTTTGCTTGTCAATATGCCACATTTAATTCGAAATGGCTACATAAAAATGTTTAGAGATAGTTACCTCATTGGAAGTGGCATCAAATCGAGCTACAAGAATATATGTTGTATTCTCATCAATGCCACATCTTTTCAAAGATTCTGATATCTTGAAAATGTTAAGGTCCAAGAAAGTTTTGATTTAGGATGTAATGAAAAGGCAAAGGTTCAAATTCAAGACGAGACTTGTGAGTGAAGGATACATGCTTCGATCCAGAGTAGTTGTACACAAGCTCTGAATGAACAGTTCTTGTGGTAAGACACCCTCGCCACTTGGCCAAGAGAGTCTTATGTGCAGCAGCAAGAACAGGAAATACATCTGGTATCTGTAACAAATTAACACAAAAGTAAAACTTCTTACTGAAAAAATTGAGTTCAGAGCAGTAAGAGTCAATAAGGAGCATATATAAAAAAATTCCAACAATCCTTTTCAATTTAAACTGTTCATCATTTCGTCAAGGATGTAAGTGCAATACAATACAGACTAGAGATGCCACAGAAACATTAACCTAACAAAACAAGTCAATCAAATAATAGTTAATCTTTATAAATATATTGAATAAGATGGTAAGATTAAGAGAAGAAAAAAGAAATTGGAAGTACCTGCAAGAGGGGTAAAGCTAAATTTTGGTGTGCCTCTtgttgaagtttttagtcattgatgtcaaagttctTTGTGATTTATTTGAGCTGCTTGAGCAGCTTAACCAGCTTAAGCAGCCTGTGTGTATGCTTCAGCTAAGTGTTTGCCTACTTGTCATCAATCAGCAGCTTAGTCAGCTTCAGTTTCTTATGTCACCAAGTTGAATCTTCCACATGCCTTGTCAGCATTGAATAGTCAAATGGTTAGTGGAATCAAATTCTTTGTTGTATTGCAAGCTAAGGTTCTTAATGACTTTTATTTTGGGAACTCTATCTGTTGGCATCGAATTTATTATATCGGCATCGTGGTGTCTGGATGCATACAGCATGGTTTTTATAACAAAATCTTCACGATGTGTGTCTGCCCATATTGTCCTCACGGAAGTGTGGCGGCTTGTTGTCAGAAGCTTTTATGGACACGATTTCTGTTTTAAAAAAACGTATGCTAAATAAAGGGATGGCTGTATATGTTTCGGTGTGGTGCGGTCTAAGGCAGGGAATCAAAAAAAAATAATGAGAGGGCCGATTTTTTTTTAAAGGAGTATATGTGGTTTGgcggaatttttttatttttgcgatACAATTTTTGGGGGAGTGTTGTGGACATTTTACTCTCCGTCTTTTTCCAGTGGTCGTGGCCTGAGTGGACTCGAGCCGTCTTTTATTGCTGCAGAAGATATAGTTTTTTTTGTTCTGTGTATGTCAGAGGTGGCGGCAGCGACTAAGGGGTAAAAGAAGAAATTGACGACTGGAAATTGTATTGGAGCTCGTTCTTGTTAAAAAAGGAGAGAATATCTTCCAAGAAGCTATGTCAGTTTTTCTAAGCAATTATAAATGCCGTGGTGGAAATTTATGTGCCTGTCGCGTTTTTACATCGATTTTCTGAAGTGTAACGGATGGAGTCAAGTTATCGCATGAAGTTGTAGCTCCAGGTTTTTCGTGTGGCATTGAAAGCAATTCTTTTTTAATAGTTCGACTATGTAATGGTGTGTGCTTTTTGGTGTGTTAGGCTGCACAGAAGTTGCAGAGACCATATTTCTCTAAATGCGTTGATCTCAATTAAAAGGTGTGAAATATACAGAGCTGATATATGCTACAGATGGTGAGAGATTATTACTGAATATATGCAGTTGATGTCTGTGTCGCGCTAGCTGTAGAAGCAAATTCTTGTGGACCTGAGACTTCTTCTGAATAAGTTTAGTGGGTGCGTGCAATCTGGGAAATATGGTCTTTTGTCAGTATGTGTGTGAATGATTGAGGCCTTGCTCAGTCAAGTGATAAAAGGATATTCGCTGATCTGTGCAATAAGCGTACATATATCTATAAAGAAGAAAACTGGGAGCTATCGTGGGAATTCATTTTGAAGTGCATTTCTTATCAGTGAGAAGAGTTTTCAGATTGACTATATCTTCCTGAAATCTGAAAATGTTACCTACTGCTGTGTCTTTACCTCAATTCTGTTCTGTGGTTCTGAGTTTATAAAATGGTGTTATATGGAGTGAAACTTCTATTGAAGTTGAAGTCACATTGATTCAGAATTGGTGCTCTTTTCTGCACAAGGTTGGTAACTTTGTTGATCACAGTTGGTGCTCTATTTCTTAAGTTGTTTTGTAATTTAGGTCGGTGCCCATTCAAGCTAATAAAAGTAATTTGTTGCCATGGTTTttcacccaaaagggttttccacgagaaatcTTGCGTTCTTATGTTCTTGTTCTTTTTATGAATTAGTGGTGTCTTGATGAAAATCTGAGTTAATTTTTgaaacactgattcagcccccaaCACCCCTCCCCCCGCCTGCACCCCTCTCAGTGTTTCCTGAGTGTCTTTCACCTCTAAAGGCGACCGTGGCTTAGCAGGGGCTTGTTTTATATTATGAGACGTTAAAGGAAACTTTATAATAGGAGGCTTCCATTCTCTTGGGAACAAAACCAATAACTATGTGGTGTGGATAGCCCTTCTTACAAGTATTCAAGCATCTTATAGAGCTGGCTATAGAGAAATGGAAATAGAAGGTGATTTGCAAATTGTTGTCTTCTGTTAATCAAGAATGTTGTCCAGACTCCAAATTAACATCTTAAAGCAACCTTAGAAGAAATATTAATATGGAGAGATAAGTTTTTTCCTTCAATATCTCCCATTGTTATAACTTATAGGGAACAACAAAAGGCTGCAGATCTTATAGCGAACTTGGGAGCTCTGCAAACATCTCTCTCATTGGTGGAAATTGCACAAGTTAATGATGGGAGAATCTGAGTGCTATAATAGATGAGGGACATCAATAGCATGCTTTGTTCCCAGATAAGTGTAGATGGTGCTTTAGGTAGGCTAACAGCAACAAGATAGCATTTATAATACCTTTCACCTGCTCTAGATTCCCTTCACATTTATTATAAAACGCATTGGAGATATTAAACAACAATATGGATATTGGTTTTGATGTGTATGTGCTTATCTTTAGGTGGAGCTATAAGGTATGCGAAGTGGTCTCTAGGTTTTACTTTTCTATGGATGGTGATTTCTACAGCTATGTATTTTACAGGAATGGCAG
This window harbors:
- the LOC131069042 gene encoding uncharacterized protein LOC131069042, whose protein sequence is MTEFKIDDKSGTTLHLFLFSDVSNSKELLNLMQAGTLEPELAFLNAVLIPDVFPVLAAAHKTLLAKWRGCLTTRTVHSELVYNYSGSKHISESLKRCGIDENTTYILVARFDATSNELEATRRLINGTEISLSDLAIRADKALIQKHYKISSLELGVSSLADAIVCRIAVRDAL